The proteins below come from a single Actinomycetota bacterium genomic window:
- a CDS encoding cyclic 2,3-diphosphoglycerate synthetase encodes MKGKSRTLFLVDGEHHPSAILDAVRELEEGEGLVPVGLFFLGGTEKVTDLTALSSPRWELVVAGDLLGELATSIDRLRPELVVDLSDLPVLDSETRLALASVALAHGTTYRGADFEFRPPRREKILTGPSCAVIGTGKRCGKTAVSAELARYLSGWGYRPVVVAMGRGGPPEPYLVEGKEVDGAYLLGELSRGLHAASDHYEDALVTGVTTVGSRRCGGGMAGQPYVTNCAEAARLAEGLGMDAVIMEGSGSSIPPVETRGAICVISAAQDPRDSLEYLGPYRILISDGVVITMAEEPFADSHRVSSLRERIKRIKDDIFIIETVFRPHPLKPIVGRKVFLAATAPPEAGTVLRNYLEKETGCKVRGMSFSLADRRTLRRELEEAGEAELFLTELKAAAVDTVATYAVETGREVVYFHNRPVPVNPGESLEGFFRAVWERVLERT; translated from the coding sequence GTGAAAGGTAAGAGCAGGACCCTTTTCCTGGTGGATGGGGAACACCATCCCTCCGCGATCCTGGATGCCGTGCGGGAGCTGGAGGAGGGGGAAGGCCTGGTCCCGGTGGGCCTCTTTTTCCTGGGAGGGACGGAGAAGGTGACCGACCTCACCGCCCTGTCCTCGCCGCGGTGGGAACTGGTGGTCGCCGGCGACCTCCTCGGGGAACTGGCCACGAGCATCGACAGGCTGCGCCCGGAGTTGGTGGTGGACCTCAGCGACCTTCCGGTGCTGGATTCGGAGACCAGGTTGGCCCTGGCCTCCGTGGCCCTGGCCCACGGGACGACGTACCGCGGGGCGGATTTCGAGTTCCGCCCTCCCCGCCGGGAGAAGATACTCACCGGACCTTCCTGCGCCGTCATCGGCACCGGCAAGCGTTGCGGCAAGACGGCGGTATCCGCGGAGCTGGCCCGCTACCTGAGCGGATGGGGTTACCGACCGGTGGTGGTGGCCATGGGTCGAGGGGGGCCACCGGAACCCTACCTGGTGGAGGGGAAGGAGGTCGACGGGGCCTATCTGCTGGGGGAACTTTCCAGGGGCCTCCACGCCGCCTCGGACCATTACGAGGATGCCCTGGTTACCGGGGTGACCACCGTGGGCTCGCGCCGCTGCGGGGGCGGGATGGCCGGGCAGCCCTACGTCACCAACTGCGCGGAGGCGGCCCGGCTGGCGGAGGGCCTGGGGATGGATGCAGTGATCATGGAGGGCAGCGGCTCGAGCATCCCTCCCGTGGAGACGCGGGGCGCCATCTGCGTGATCAGCGCCGCCCAGGACCCGAGGGATTCCCTGGAGTACCTCGGCCCGTACCGCATCTTGATTTCGGACGGGGTTGTAATTACAATGGCGGAAGAGCCTTTCGCCGATTCCCACCGCGTGTCATCGCTGCGCGAAAGGATAAAGCGTATAAAGGACGATATATTTATCATAGAGACGGTTTTCAGGCCTCATCCCTTGAAACCCATTGTTGGAAGAAAGGTGTTCCTTGCCGCGACCGCTCCTCCCGAGGCCGGGACGGTGCTGCGGAATTACCTGGAGAAGGAGACGGGTTGCAAGGTGAGGGGGATGAGCTTCAGCCTGGCCGACCGGCGGACGCTGAGGCGGGAGCTGGAAGAGGCGGGGGAAGCCGAACTCTTCCTGACCGAGCTTAAGGCCGCAGCCGTGGACACGGTGGCAACATACGCCGTGGAAACGGGGAGGGAAGTGGTCTACTTCCACAATCGCCCGGTCCCGGTGAACCCCGGGGAGAGCCTGGAGGGTTTCTTCCGCGCCGTGTGGGAAAGGGTGTTGGAGAGGACATGA
- a CDS encoding deoxyribonuclease IV: MRLGCHVQISGGLGKAVDRAVERGCETIQVFVSNPRGWKQSDILPGDIDAFREGCRRAGIEPVFVHTIYLINLAAPEGEVREKSIAALIMNMEAAARLGSSAVVTHLGSHGGEGEEAGIQRVVQAVGEALRRGPEGVPLLLETTAGSGNSVGHRFEQLGEIVRAFPGEERLGVCLDTCHVFAAGYEIRTREGLEAALRELDEEVGLDRLKLVHANDSRGDLGSRVDRHEHIGEGKIGMEAFSMLARHPVLRKLPWILETPEMTVERDRENLGRLRRAAGKRAR; the protein is encoded by the coding sequence ATGCGCCTGGGATGCCACGTGCAGATAAGCGGGGGCCTGGGCAAGGCGGTGGACCGCGCCGTGGAAAGGGGCTGCGAGACCATCCAGGTCTTCGTCTCCAACCCCCGGGGGTGGAAGCAGTCCGACATCCTCCCCGGGGATATCGACGCCTTCCGGGAAGGTTGCCGGAGGGCGGGCATCGAACCGGTCTTCGTGCACACCATCTACCTCATCAACCTGGCCGCCCCCGAGGGGGAGGTGAGGGAGAAGTCCATAGCCGCCCTGATCATGAACATGGAGGCCGCGGCGAGGCTCGGTTCCTCAGCCGTGGTGACCCACCTGGGCAGTCACGGGGGGGAAGGGGAAGAAGCGGGCATTCAGAGGGTGGTGCAGGCGGTCGGGGAGGCCTTGCGACGGGGGCCCGAAGGCGTGCCCCTTCTGCTGGAGACCACGGCCGGGTCGGGGAACAGCGTGGGGCATCGTTTCGAGCAGCTGGGCGAGATCGTCAGGGCTTTCCCCGGCGAGGAGAGGCTGGGGGTCTGCCTGGACACCTGCCACGTCTTCGCCGCCGGTTACGAGATACGTACCCGCGAGGGCCTGGAGGCCGCCCTGCGGGAGCTTGACGAGGAGGTGGGCCTGGACCGCCTGAAGCTGGTGCACGCCAACGACAGCCGGGGCGACCTGGGTTCCCGGGTGGACAGGCACGAGCACATCGGCGAGGGGAAGATAGGCATGGAAGCATTTTCCATGCTGGCGCGGCATCCCGTGTTGCGGAAGCTGCCCTGGATACTGGAGACGCCGGAGATGACCGTGGAAAGGGACCGGGAGAACCTGGGGCGGCTGCGACGGGCGGCGGGAAAGAGAGCCCGTTGA
- a CDS encoding metallophosphoesterase, with protein sequence MSSKTYPVRKSPVVVAHISDFHIGSYHFVANLMNRTIHELNELHPDIVVVTGDLTNEGFRQEYLTAKSYLDNLECENIVIVPGNHDSRNVGYLHFQELFGPLFRCLEYEGVFIMGVDSSEPDLDDGKIGREKYGWIVNNFQSTEAFKIFALHHHLLPVPGTGRERNIVYDAGDILELLIYAGVDLVLTGHKHVPYVWKLEDMYLVNAGTISSLRLRGHTKPCYNLIEIREDNVRVLRKYPFGGSDVIARFGAGVGETQRELSGVVREIIGTDI encoded by the coding sequence TTGTCGTCCAAGACCTATCCGGTCAGAAAATCGCCGGTGGTGGTTGCCCACATCTCCGATTTCCACATCGGGTCCTACCACTTCGTGGCCAACCTCATGAACCGCACCATCCACGAGCTCAACGAACTGCATCCGGATATCGTGGTGGTGACCGGGGATCTGACCAACGAGGGCTTCAGGCAGGAATACCTGACCGCCAAGTCCTACCTGGACAACCTGGAGTGCGAGAACATCGTCATCGTCCCCGGGAACCACGATTCCCGCAACGTGGGGTACCTCCATTTCCAGGAGCTCTTCGGTCCTCTCTTCCGCTGCCTGGAGTACGAGGGGGTCTTCATCATGGGCGTGGACTCCAGCGAGCCCGACCTGGACGACGGGAAAATAGGGCGCGAGAAGTACGGGTGGATTGTAAATAACTTCCAGTCCACGGAGGCCTTCAAGATCTTCGCCCTTCACCACCACCTCCTGCCCGTACCGGGAACCGGCAGGGAGCGCAACATCGTCTACGATGCCGGGGACATCCTCGAGCTACTCATCTACGCCGGGGTGGACCTGGTGCTCACCGGCCACAAGCATGTCCCTTACGTGTGGAAGCTGGAGGACATGTACCTGGTGAACGCGGGGACCATCTCCTCGCTGCGCTTGCGGGGTCATACCAAGCCCTGCTATAACCTTATCGAAATCCGCGAGGACAACGTGCGGGTGCTGCGCAAGTACCCCTTCGGGGGCAGCGACGTCATAGCCAGGTTCGGGGCCGGGGTGGGAGAAACCCAGCGGGAACTGTCCGGAGTGGTGCGGGAGATAATCGGAACGGACATCTGA
- a CDS encoding homoserine dehydrogenase — protein sequence MSEERKAVVVGQIGCGTVGSGVVRILRDNASIISRRVGMEITVKRIAVRDLADPRYVEVPEEMLTTEAMEVIGDPEVDIVVEVMGGIEPARTFILEAISRGKHVVCANKELMSTHGEEILRAAEERGVDLAYEAAVGGGIPILMPLKESLAGNVIDQILGIVNGTTNYILTRMSEEGLDFAEALARAQELGYAEADPTYDVEGKDAAAKLAILASMAFNSRVTLSDVYAEGITSITPDDISFARELGYVIKLLAIAKDEPDGISVRVHPTMIPARHPLASVRDENNAIFVSGDAVGELMFYGKGAGSLPAASAVVGDVISIARNILTGGRLVGCTCFFRKPLKDMKDVRCRYFMIFDVPDRPGVLAKIAGVFGENQVSIKSVIQHGTGKEARIVLVTHEVKEENIRATVRGLEGLEEVNRVASLIRVEDPGED from the coding sequence ATGTCGGAAGAAAGAAAGGCCGTAGTAGTGGGGCAGATCGGCTGCGGCACGGTGGGCTCCGGGGTGGTGCGCATCCTCCGGGACAACGCTTCCATAATCTCCCGGAGGGTGGGGATGGAGATAACCGTGAAGCGCATTGCGGTGAGGGACCTGGCCGACCCCCGCTACGTGGAGGTCCCCGAGGAGATGCTCACCACCGAGGCCATGGAGGTGATCGGTGACCCGGAGGTGGACATCGTGGTGGAGGTGATGGGAGGCATCGAGCCGGCCCGCACCTTCATCCTGGAGGCCATATCCCGGGGCAAACACGTGGTGTGCGCCAACAAGGAGCTCATGAGCACCCACGGGGAGGAGATCCTACGTGCCGCCGAGGAGAGGGGTGTGGATCTGGCCTACGAGGCGGCGGTGGGGGGCGGCATCCCCATCCTCATGCCCCTCAAGGAATCCCTGGCGGGCAACGTCATAGATCAAATCCTGGGGATCGTGAACGGGACCACCAATTACATCCTCACCCGCATGAGCGAGGAGGGCCTGGACTTCGCCGAGGCCCTGGCCAGGGCCCAGGAGCTGGGCTATGCCGAGGCCGACCCCACCTACGACGTGGAAGGAAAGGACGCCGCGGCCAAGCTGGCCATACTGGCCTCCATGGCCTTCAACTCGCGGGTGACCCTCTCCGACGTCTATGCCGAGGGCATCACCTCCATCACCCCGGACGACATCTCCTTCGCCCGCGAGCTGGGTTACGTCATCAAGCTGCTGGCCATCGCCAAGGACGAGCCGGACGGGATAAGCGTGCGCGTTCACCCCACCATGATACCCGCCCGCCACCCCCTGGCCTCGGTGCGGGACGAGAACAACGCCATCTTCGTGTCCGGGGACGCGGTGGGGGAGCTCATGTTCTACGGCAAGGGGGCGGGGTCCCTCCCTGCAGCCAGCGCCGTGGTGGGCGACGTTATCTCCATCGCCCGCAACATCCTGACCGGCGGACGCCTGGTGGGCTGTACCTGTTTCTTCCGTAAGCCCCTGAAGGACATGAAGGACGTGCGCTGCCGATATTTCATGATCTTCGACGTACCCGACCGGCCCGGGGTACTGGCCAAGATCGCCGGCGTCTTCGGCGAGAACCAGGTGAGCATCAAGTCCGTCATCCAGCACGGGACGGGAAAGGAGGCGCGTATCGTCCTGGTCACCCACGAGGTGAAAGAGGAGAACATCCGGGCCACGGTGCGGGGCCTGGAGGGCCTGGAGGAGGTAAACCGTGTAGCCAGCCTCATACGCGTGGAGGACCCCGGGGAGGACTGA
- a CDS encoding orotidine 5'-phosphate decarboxylase, producing the protein MRIKEPVLQVALDFVDLERAIKVAEEAVAGGADWIEAGTPLIKSEGLNAVRALRERFPHHVIVADMKTMDAGRAEVEAAAKAGANIIDVLGAASDATVRECVEAANNYGAEIVVDLIEVGDPVDRARAAEAAGAHYIAVHTAIDMQMRGVDPFERLRLVANSVSIPVAVAGGINSETAARAVESGADIVIVGGAIIKSKDARRAAEEIKRAMLTGQAVKTDLYKRVNLENVREVLLKVSTPNISDAMHRSGELEGILPISPGMKMAGPAVTVRAYPGDWAKPVEAIDVAEEGDVIVIDAGGVGPALWGELATHSAIQRKLAGVVIDGAIRDTVEIRRLNFPSFARLITPTAGEPKGFGEINVPVTVGGRRIFPGDWLVGDDDGVVVIPRDKVVEMANRAMDVLEKENRLRGEIEAGSTLSQVAYLEKWEKRK; encoded by the coding sequence ATGAGGATAAAAGAACCCGTGCTGCAGGTGGCCTTGGACTTCGTGGACCTGGAGAGGGCCATCAAAGTCGCGGAGGAGGCCGTCGCGGGAGGCGCCGACTGGATCGAAGCCGGCACCCCTCTTATCAAGAGCGAGGGCCTCAACGCCGTGCGCGCCCTGCGGGAGCGTTTTCCCCACCACGTCATCGTGGCCGACATGAAGACCATGGACGCCGGCCGGGCGGAGGTGGAGGCCGCGGCCAAGGCCGGAGCCAACATCATCGACGTCCTGGGCGCCGCCTCCGATGCCACGGTCAGGGAATGCGTGGAGGCGGCCAACAACTACGGGGCGGAGATCGTGGTGGACCTCATCGAGGTGGGGGATCCCGTGGACCGGGCACGGGCCGCGGAGGCGGCGGGCGCCCATTACATCGCCGTGCACACGGCCATCGACATGCAGATGCGGGGCGTGGACCCCTTCGAGCGGCTGCGGCTGGTGGCCAACTCGGTGAGTATCCCCGTGGCCGTGGCAGGGGGAATCAACTCGGAGACGGCGGCGCGGGCGGTGGAGAGCGGCGCGGACATCGTCATCGTGGGCGGGGCCATCATCAAGAGCAAGGACGCCCGCCGCGCCGCGGAGGAGATAAAACGGGCCATGCTCACCGGGCAGGCGGTGAAGACCGACCTCTACAAGCGCGTAAACCTGGAGAACGTGCGGGAGGTCCTCCTCAAGGTGTCCACGCCCAACATATCCGACGCCATGCACCGTTCCGGCGAGCTGGAGGGCATCCTGCCCATCAGCCCGGGGATGAAGATGGCCGGACCGGCGGTTACGGTGAGGGCCTACCCCGGCGACTGGGCCAAGCCCGTGGAGGCTATCGACGTGGCCGAGGAGGGGGACGTCATCGTCATCGACGCCGGCGGAGTGGGGCCGGCCTTGTGGGGGGAGCTGGCCACCCACAGCGCCATCCAGAGGAAGCTGGCCGGAGTGGTCATCGACGGGGCCATTAGGGACACGGTGGAGATACGGCGGCTCAACTTTCCCTCCTTCGCCCGCCTCATCACCCCCACGGCGGGGGAGCCCAAGGGCTTCGGGGAGATAAACGTGCCGGTGACCGTGGGCGGAAGGAGGATCTTCCCCGGGGACTGGCTGGTGGGCGACGACGACGGCGTGGTGGTCATCCCCCGGGACAAGGTGGTGGAGATGGCCAACCGGGCCATGGACGTCCTGGAGAAGGAAAACCGCCTGCGCGGGGAGATCGAAGCCGGTTCCACCCTTTCCCAGGTGGCCTACCTGGAGAAGTGGGAGAAGAGGAAGTAA
- the lysA gene encoding diaminopimelate decarboxylase, which produces MHAFQYLDGILHGEEVPLDRIAEKVGTPVYVYSRRTLCDHYRRLDQAFAEVPHLICYSVKANSNLGVLSVLAREGAGADIVSGGELYRALKAGIPPEKIVFAGIGKTVEEMAYALRSGILMFNVESEDELLLLDRVAAETGRRADIALRVNPDVDPGTHPYIATGMKEAKFGIDMEEAPAVYERAASLKNVRVVGIHQHIGSQITEVEPFRDSLERTGELVRSLRERGLDIRYINIGGGFGIPYDEEEVPYPMDYARALAPVLKEHGCTVILETGRMIVGNAGVLVTRVLYRKRSGNKRFLVVDAAMNDLIRPSLYGSFHRILPVVDSGREEETVDVVGPVCESGDFLARDRSLPRAEPGELLAVMSAGAYGFVMSSNYNSRRRAAEVMVDGRDFLVVRERESLDDLVRGERVVS; this is translated from the coding sequence ATGCACGCCTTTCAGTACCTGGACGGCATCCTGCACGGTGAGGAGGTTCCCCTGGACCGCATCGCCGAGAAGGTGGGAACCCCCGTCTACGTGTACAGCAGGCGTACGCTGTGCGACCATTACCGGCGCCTGGACCAGGCCTTCGCCGAGGTTCCCCACCTGATCTGTTACTCGGTGAAGGCCAACTCCAACCTGGGGGTGCTCTCCGTCCTGGCCCGCGAGGGAGCGGGTGCGGACATCGTCTCCGGAGGGGAGCTCTACCGGGCTCTCAAGGCGGGCATCCCGCCGGAGAAGATAGTTTTCGCCGGGATAGGGAAGACGGTCGAGGAGATGGCCTACGCGCTGCGTTCCGGAATACTCATGTTCAACGTGGAGTCGGAGGACGAACTGCTCCTCCTGGACCGGGTGGCGGCGGAGACGGGGAGGAGGGCGGACATCGCCCTGCGGGTCAACCCCGACGTTGACCCCGGCACCCATCCCTACATTGCCACCGGGATGAAGGAGGCCAAGTTCGGCATCGACATGGAGGAGGCCCCGGCGGTCTACGAGCGCGCGGCCTCGCTGAAAAACGTGCGCGTGGTGGGGATCCACCAGCACATCGGCTCCCAGATAACGGAGGTGGAACCCTTCCGAGACAGCCTGGAGAGGACCGGAGAGCTGGTGCGCTCCCTTCGGGAGCGGGGCTTGGACATAAGGTATATAAACATCGGAGGGGGCTTCGGCATCCCCTACGACGAGGAGGAGGTCCCCTATCCCATGGATTATGCCCGGGCCCTGGCACCGGTGCTCAAGGAGCACGGCTGCACGGTAATCCTGGAGACGGGACGCATGATCGTGGGCAATGCAGGCGTGCTGGTCACTAGGGTCCTTTACCGCAAAAGAAGCGGGAATAAGAGGTTCCTGGTGGTGGACGCGGCCATGAACGACCTCATCCGCCCCAGCCTCTACGGGTCCTTCCACCGCATACTTCCCGTAGTGGACAGCGGAAGGGAGGAGGAGACGGTGGACGTGGTGGGACCGGTCTGCGAGTCGGGGGATTTCCTGGCCCGGGACCGTTCCCTGCCCAGGGCGGAGCCGGGGGAGCTCCTGGCGGTGATGAGCGCCGGAGCCTACGGTTTCGTCATGTCCTCCAACTACAACTCGCGCCGCCGGGCTGCAGAAGTGATGGTGGATGGAAGGGATTTCCTGGTGGTCCGGGAGAGGGAATCCCTGGACGACCTGGTGCGAGGCGAGAGGGTGGTGTCCTGA
- the thrC gene encoding threonine synthase — MRGEWHGIIEAYREFLPVTDKTPVVTLLEGNTPLVEAKYISRQLGLDVFLKYEGLNPTGSFKDRGMTVAVSKALEEGARTVICASTGNTSASAAAYAARAGITCAVIIPRQAIALGKLAQALIHGARVIALEGNFDQALNMVRRIAEDYPVVLVNSINPYRIEGQKTGAFEICDTLGRAPDYHFIPVGNAGNITAYWKGYREYREAGRVDALPRMMGWQAEGAAPIVRGHVVEKPETIATAIRIGNPASWKQAVAAAEESGGRIDMVSDAEILEAYRLLAEQEGVFVEPASAASVAGLYKAFRRGDLEPGSLVVCILTGHGLKDPELAIGTVEEPEPVPADLDAVLERLGL; from the coding sequence TTGCGCGGTGAATGGCATGGTATCATAGAAGCCTACAGGGAATTTCTGCCGGTTACGGATAAGACCCCCGTGGTGACCCTGCTGGAGGGCAACACCCCCCTGGTGGAGGCGAAGTACATCAGCCGGCAGCTGGGATTGGATGTTTTCTTGAAGTACGAGGGCTTGAACCCCACCGGTTCCTTCAAGGACCGGGGGATGACGGTGGCCGTTTCCAAGGCCCTGGAGGAGGGGGCCCGCACGGTCATCTGCGCCTCCACCGGGAACACCAGCGCCTCGGCGGCGGCCTACGCGGCGCGGGCGGGCATCACCTGCGCGGTGATCATACCCAGGCAGGCCATAGCCCTGGGCAAACTGGCCCAGGCCCTCATCCACGGGGCACGGGTCATCGCCCTGGAGGGCAACTTCGACCAGGCCCTGAACATGGTGCGCCGCATCGCCGAGGATTACCCGGTGGTCCTGGTGAACTCCATCAATCCCTACCGCATCGAGGGCCAGAAGACGGGGGCCTTCGAGATATGCGACACCCTGGGCCGGGCGCCCGATTACCATTTCATACCAGTAGGGAACGCGGGCAACATCACCGCCTACTGGAAGGGTTACCGGGAGTACCGGGAGGCGGGAAGGGTGGACGCCCTGCCGCGCATGATGGGCTGGCAGGCGGAGGGAGCGGCGCCCATCGTGCGCGGCCACGTGGTGGAGAAACCGGAGACCATAGCCACCGCCATCCGCATCGGCAACCCGGCCAGCTGGAAACAGGCGGTGGCCGCGGCCGAGGAATCCGGGGGCCGCATCGACATGGTCTCCGACGCGGAGATACTGGAGGCCTACCGCTTGCTGGCTGAGCAAGAAGGCGTCTTCGTGGAGCCGGCATCGGCCGCCTCGGTGGCCGGCCTGTACAAGGCCTTCCGGCGCGGGGACCTGGAGCCCGGTTCCCTGGTGGTCTGTATCCTGACCGGGCACGGCCTCAAGGACCCCGAGCTGGCCATAGGGACGGTGGAAGAGCCGGAGCCGGTCCCCGCGGACCTGGACGCCGTTCTGGAAAGGCTGGGGCTTTGA
- a CDS encoding cofactor-independent phosphoglycerate mutase, whose amino-acid sequence MKYVVLVPDGAADHPVTTRGGATPLEAASLPNMDFLAENGICGTAVTVPEGMPAGSDVANFSLLGYDPRQHYCGRGPLEAASMGVKLAEDQVAFRCNLVTEEEGRLADYSAGHIPTEEARQIVRFLEEKLGDPYTAFHPGVGYRHLLVLRGLKHLDDLCVPPHDAVGRNIEEILPRGPGSERLRSLIRLSRRFLEDHPVNWWRKERGLRPANMIWPWGQGRSPDLPTLGERYGLSGAVITAVDLIKGLGLHAGMEVVNVPGATGYYDTDYEAKARYALHALRRVDLVYVHVEAPDEAGHEGNWEAKVEALENFDRHIVGAVLDESVRRHEEFHVLLAPDHPTPLEVGTHVPEPVPFALYLGGREPDAVRAFNEREAGRGTYRDIPGWKLMDMLVKGL is encoded by the coding sequence ATGAAGTACGTCGTCCTGGTGCCGGACGGCGCCGCCGACCACCCGGTTACCACCCGAGGAGGGGCCACGCCCCTGGAGGCGGCTAGCCTACCGAACATGGATTTCCTGGCCGAGAACGGGATCTGCGGCACGGCGGTCACCGTTCCGGAGGGCATGCCGGCGGGGAGCGACGTGGCCAATTTTTCCCTCCTCGGCTATGACCCGCGTCAGCACTACTGCGGTCGGGGGCCGCTGGAGGCGGCCAGCATGGGAGTGAAGCTGGCCGAGGACCAGGTGGCCTTCCGCTGCAACCTGGTGACCGAGGAGGAAGGTCGGCTGGCGGACTACAGCGCCGGGCACATTCCCACCGAGGAAGCACGCCAGATCGTTCGCTTCCTGGAAGAAAAGCTGGGGGATCCCTACACCGCGTTCCACCCCGGGGTGGGCTACCGGCACCTCCTGGTCCTGCGGGGCCTGAAGCATCTGGACGACCTCTGCGTTCCCCCGCATGACGCCGTGGGCCGGAACATCGAGGAAATCCTCCCCCGGGGGCCGGGGTCGGAGCGGCTGCGGTCGCTGATAAGGCTTTCCCGGCGCTTCCTCGAGGACCACCCCGTGAACTGGTGGCGGAAGGAGCGCGGGCTGCGGCCGGCGAACATGATCTGGCCCTGGGGGCAGGGACGCTCGCCGGACCTCCCCACCCTCGGGGAGAGGTACGGCCTTTCCGGCGCGGTGATCACCGCCGTGGACCTCATCAAGGGCCTGGGTCTCCATGCCGGGATGGAGGTGGTGAACGTCCCCGGGGCCACGGGTTATTACGATACCGATTACGAGGCCAAGGCCCGCTACGCCTTGCATGCCCTGCGGAGGGTGGACCTGGTCTACGTCCACGTGGAAGCCCCCGACGAGGCGGGCCACGAGGGGAACTGGGAGGCCAAGGTGGAGGCCCTCGAGAACTTCGACCGTCATATCGTGGGGGCCGTGCTCGACGAATCGGTCCGCCGGCACGAGGAATTCCACGTCCTGCTCGCGCCCGACCATCCCACCCCCCTCGAGGTGGGCACTCACGTCCCGGAGCCGGTGCCCTTTGCCCTTTACCTGGGAGGCAGGGAACCCGACGCCGTGCGCGCCTTCAACGAGCGCGAGGCGGGAAGGGGCACCTACCGGGATATCCCGGGATGGAAACTCATGGATATGCTGGTAAAGGGACTATAA
- a CDS encoding MBL fold metallo-hydrolase: MKPYRITEGVYMVGGPELTSPDDCCVYLVDLGRPILVDAGAGRSTPLLVRNLEELGYSPKDLSLVVLTHCHIDHVGGAAYFLERYGIKPAVHELDAQPLQEGDLRRTAAQWYGVDLKPLEIRNVLRGEEGEFPGGVVPLRWLHTPGHTPGSISLHLNNGLYTVLFGQDIHGPFYASFGSDLDAWATSMRRLLELKADILCEGHFGVIRPASEVRRYIEDYLRNYGRL, from the coding sequence ATGAAACCCTACAGGATAACCGAGGGCGTGTACATGGTCGGGGGGCCGGAACTGACCTCTCCGGACGATTGCTGCGTGTACCTGGTGGACCTGGGTCGTCCCATCCTGGTGGACGCCGGAGCGGGCCGTTCCACGCCCCTCCTGGTCCGCAACCTGGAGGAGCTCGGCTACTCCCCCAAGGACCTGAGCCTGGTGGTCCTCACCCACTGTCATATCGACCACGTGGGAGGAGCCGCCTATTTCCTGGAAAGATATGGAATAAAGCCGGCGGTCCATGAACTGGACGCCCAACCCCTCCAGGAGGGGGACCTGAGGCGCACCGCCGCCCAGTGGTACGGCGTGGATCTCAAGCCGCTGGAGATCAGGAACGTCCTGCGAGGGGAGGAAGGCGAGTTCCCCGGGGGAGTTGTTCCCCTCCGCTGGCTCCATACCCCCGGCCATACCCCGGGTTCCATATCCCTGCACCTGAACAACGGCCTGTACACCGTGCTCTTCGGGCAGGACATCCACGGCCCCTTCTACGCCTCCTTCGGTTCCGACCTCGACGCCTGGGCGACCTCCATGCGGCGCCTCCTGGAACTGAAGGCGGATATCCTCTGCGAGGGACACTTCGGGGTCATCCGCCCCGCCTCCGAGGTGCGCAGGTACATTGAGGACTACCTGCGCAATTACGGGCGCCTGTGA
- a CDS encoding secondary thiamine-phosphate synthase enzyme YjbQ, whose amino-acid sequence MAVVHKRLEFETEGNAQIVEITEEVSALLRETGLRSGILNVFVPGATGAVTTLEHEPGVCRDFQELFDFLAPVDRDYHHNRRGVDANGHSHVRAGLLGPSVTVPFEEGRPLLGRWQQLVFVDFDEVPRSRTLVVTFVGE is encoded by the coding sequence ATGGCCGTGGTTCACAAGCGCCTGGAGTTCGAGACCGAGGGCAACGCGCAAATCGTGGAGATAACCGAGGAAGTCTCCGCCCTGCTCCGGGAAACGGGCCTGCGCAGCGGCATCCTGAACGTATTCGTACCCGGGGCCACGGGTGCGGTGACCACCCTGGAGCACGAACCGGGTGTCTGCAGGGACTTCCAGGAACTCTTCGATTTCCTGGCCCCCGTAGACCGCGATTACCACCATAACCGCAGGGGGGTGGACGCCAACGGGCACTCCCACGTCCGGGCGGGGCTCCTGGGCCCCTCGGTGACCGTACCCTTCGAGGAAGGCAGGCCCCTCCTGGGTAGGTGGCAACAACTGGTATTCGTGGACTTCGACGAGGTCCCCAGGTCGCGTACCCTGGTGGTAACCTTCGTCGGGGAATGA